The nucleotide window AACGCCTGTGCCAAACGGCACGCTTCCGTCCGGGCCATGCGTTTGACCGCACAACTCCTTGTGAAGCGCGCATGCAAGTCATGTCGGATGCCCAAGCTGGCACCAAGCTTGCATTTTTAGCTCCAAACCCTGCCCGATGGAGCTTAATTCATGTGCACCCGAAATTCGATGCTTCTTGCTGCCGCAACTCTGGCCGCGGGTTTGGCTCTTGGCATCCCCACGATTTCGGCGCAGGCCGAGACCATTGTGCGCTACGGCATTTCGATGGCGGACATCCCGCTGACCACGGGCCAGCCCGACCGCGGCGCCGGCGCCTACCAGTTTTCCGCGTATACGATCTACGATCCGCTGGTGGCCTGGGAGATGGACGTGGCTGACCGGCCCGGCAAACTGGTGCCGGGGCTCGCCACCGAATGGAAGGTGGATGAGCAAGACAAGAAGAAATGGCGCTTCTCACTTCGCAAGGGCGTCAAGTTTCACGATGGCAGCGAGTTCAACGCCGACGCGGTGATCTGGAATCTCGACAAGGTGCTCAACGACAAGGCACCGCAATTCGACAAGCGCCAGAGCGCACAGGTGAAGACCCGCCTGCCCTCGGTCGCGAGCTACGCCAAGATCGACGACGCGACCATCGAGATCACGACCAAGGCGGTCGATTCCTTCTTCCCGTACCAGATGCTCTGGTTCCTGGTCTCAAGCCCCGCGCAATATGAAAAGCTCGGCAAGGACTGGGACAAGTTCGCGAGCCAGCCCTCCGGCACCGGGCCGTTCAAACTCACAAAACTGGTGCCGCGCGAACTCGCCGAACTCACGAAGAATCCCGACTACTGGAACAAGAAGCGGCTTCCGAAGGCCGACAAGATCGTGCTGATCCCGATGCCGGAAGCGCTGACGCGCACCAACGCGCTATTGGCCGGCCAGGTCGACCTGATCGAAACTCCGGCGCCGGACGCGGTGCCGCAGCTCAAATCCGCCGGCATGAAGATCGTCGACAACGTCACGCCGCACGTCTGGAATTATCATTTGAGCGTGTTGCCCGGCTCACCCTGGACCGACATCCGCCTGCGCAAGGCGCTCAACCTCGCGATCGACCGCGAGGCCGTGGTCGGGCTGATGAACGGTCTGGCGAAACCCGCCAAGGGCCAGGTCGACCCGTCGAGCCCGTGGTTCGGCAAGCCAAGCTTTGAACTAAAATACGACGTCACCGCGGCGAAGAAGCTGGTCCAGGAGGCCGGTTATTCGAAGGAAAAGCCGCTGAAGACGACCTTCGTCATCGCGCAGGGAGGCACCGGGCAGATGCTGTCGCTGCCGATGAACGAATTCCTGCAGCAGAGTTTCAAGGAAATCGGCATCGAGATCGACTTCAAGGTGGTCGAACTCGAGACACTATACACGG belongs to Bradyrhizobium icense and includes:
- a CDS encoding ABC transporter substrate-binding protein gives rise to the protein MCTRNSMLLAAATLAAGLALGIPTISAQAETIVRYGISMADIPLTTGQPDRGAGAYQFSAYTIYDPLVAWEMDVADRPGKLVPGLATEWKVDEQDKKKWRFSLRKGVKFHDGSEFNADAVIWNLDKVLNDKAPQFDKRQSAQVKTRLPSVASYAKIDDATIEITTKAVDSFFPYQMLWFLVSSPAQYEKLGKDWDKFASQPSGTGPFKLTKLVPRELAELTKNPDYWNKKRLPKADKIVLIPMPEALTRTNALLAGQVDLIETPAPDAVPQLKSAGMKIVDNVTPHVWNYHLSVLPGSPWTDIRLRKALNLAIDREAVVGLMNGLAKPAKGQVDPSSPWFGKPSFELKYDVTAAKKLVQEAGYSKEKPLKTTFVIAQGGTGQMLSLPMNEFLQQSFKEIGIEIDFKVVELETLYTAWRKGAADEMNAGITSNNIAYVTSDPLYAIVRFFHSGQIAPVGVNWGGYRSTKVDALIDEAKQTFDVAKQDELLAQAHAQIVDDATLVWVVHDTNPHALSPKVKKFVQAQHWFQDLTQIGLE